In the Limanda limanda chromosome 10, fLimLim1.1, whole genome shotgun sequence genome, one interval contains:
- the LOC133011959 gene encoding uncharacterized protein LOC133011959 isoform X2: protein MISEEFRRITSKDLLGTFNASLERFGPGLLKLYRTKKGGFGQEMEDLLDKLDDQTSDIVTHRKTAALRGLPIFLREDTKKVFMKCLDTDILAPVLEGASVAIHTILDDEADISHARDHAVVLEGGIVLHEMENLSSAFAYLFGLLYALNINYPKQLRYTFEAIQTIFFELGGSRCSQRTRSLKTKLLF, encoded by the exons ATG ATATCTGAAGAATTTCGGCGTATCACCAGCAAAGACCTCCTGGGGACTTTTAATGCATCTCTTGAAAGATTTGGACCTGGCCTGCTAAAACTCTACCGGACTAAGAAGGGTGGTTTTGGCCAAGAAATGGAAGACCTCCTTGATAAACTCGATGATCAG ACATCTGACATTGTTACACACCGAAAGACAGCAGCACTGAGAGGCTTGCCCATTTTCCTCCGCGAAGATACCAAAAAGGTTTTCATGAAGTGCTTG GACACTGACATTTTGGCACCAGTGCTGGAAGGGGCGTCTGTGGCCATCCACACCATCCTAGATGACGAAGCCGACATCTCACATGCTCGAGACCATGCAGTTGTTTTGGAAGGGGGCATCGTGCTGCATGAAATGGAAAACCTCTCCTCTGCGTTCGCCTACCTCTTTGGCCTTCTATATGCCCTCAATATAAATTACCCCAAACAGTTGAGGTATACATTTGAAGCCATCCAGACTATCTTTTTTGAGCTTGGTGGCTCTCGGTGCTCCCAGCGCACAAGATCTTTGAAAacgaaacttttattttga
- the LOC133011959 gene encoding uncharacterized protein LOC133011959 isoform X1, with protein sequence MVQAFVLDRVSPQEKENIMICQPMVSEVQERWPALFLSQEISEEFRRITSKDLLGTFNASLERFGPGLLKLYRTKKGGFGQEMEDLLDKLDDQTSDIVTHRKTAALRGLPIFLREDTKKVFMKCLDTDILAPVLEGASVAIHTILDDEADISHARDHAVVLEGGIVLHEMENLSSAFAYLFGLLYALNINYPKQLRYTFEAIQTIFFELGGSRCSQRTRSLKTKLLF encoded by the exons atggtgcaagcattcgttttagacagagtctctcctcaggagaaggaaaacataatGATCTGTCAGCCTATGGTATCTGAGGTCCAAGAGAGGTGGCCTGCGCTGTTTTTGTCTCAGGAG ATATCTGAAGAATTTCGGCGTATCACCAGCAAAGACCTCCTGGGGACTTTTAATGCATCTCTTGAAAGATTTGGACCTGGCCTGCTAAAACTCTACCGGACTAAGAAGGGTGGTTTTGGCCAAGAAATGGAAGACCTCCTTGATAAACTCGATGATCAG ACATCTGACATTGTTACACACCGAAAGACAGCAGCACTGAGAGGCTTGCCCATTTTCCTCCGCGAAGATACCAAAAAGGTTTTCATGAAGTGCTTG GACACTGACATTTTGGCACCAGTGCTGGAAGGGGCGTCTGTGGCCATCCACACCATCCTAGATGACGAAGCCGACATCTCACATGCTCGAGACCATGCAGTTGTTTTGGAAGGGGGCATCGTGCTGCATGAAATGGAAAACCTCTCCTCTGCGTTCGCCTACCTCTTTGGCCTTCTATATGCCCTCAATATAAATTACCCCAAACAGTTGAGGTATACATTTGAAGCCATCCAGACTATCTTTTTTGAGCTTGGTGGCTCTCGGTGCTCCCAGCGCACAAGATCTTTGAAAacgaaacttttattttga